DNA from Odocoileus virginianus isolate 20LAN1187 ecotype Illinois chromosome 25, Ovbor_1.2, whole genome shotgun sequence:
tccattgtgtatatgtacgacagcttccttatccatttgtctgctgatgggcacctaggttgcttccatgtcctggctatgataaacagtactgtgatgaacattggggtacatgtgtctctttcagatctggtttccttggtgtgtatgcccagaagtgggattgctgggtcatatggcaattctatttccagtttttaaagaaatctccacactgttctccatagcggctgtactagtttgcattcccaccaacagtgtaagagggttcccttttctccacaccctctccagcatttattgcttgtagacttttggatagcagccattctgactggtgtgtaatggtacctcattgaggttttgatttgcatttctctgataatgagtgatgttgagcatcttttcatgtgtttgttagccgtctgtatgtcttctttggagaaatgtctgtttagttctttggcccattttttgattgggtcatttatttttctagaattgagctgcgggagttgcttgtatatttttgaggttaaacctctgtctgttgctttgtttgctattattttctcccattctgaaggctgtcttttcacctttcttatagtttcctttgttgtgcaaaagcttttaagtttcattaggtcccatttgtgtatttttgcttttatttccaatattctgggtcatagaggatcctgctgtgatttatgtcagagagtgttttgcctatgttctcctttaggaattttatagtttctggtcttacatttagacctttaatccattttgagtttatttttgtgtatggtgttagaaagtattctagtttcattcttttacaaatggttgaccaattttcccagcaccacttgttaaagaggttgtctttttccattgtatatccttgcctcctttgtcgaagataaggtgtccataggtttgtggatttatctctgggctttctattctgttccactgatctatatttctgtctttgtgccagtaccatactgtcttgatgactgtggctttgtagtagaacctgaagtcaggcaggttgattcctccagttccattcttctttctcaagattgctttggctatttgggtttttttttatttccatccaaattgttaaattatttgttctagttctgtgaaaaataccatagcttgaaaataagtatactacccaaagcaatctatagattcaatgcaatccctatcaagatacAAATGGTATTTTGACCTAAATTCTTAAactgttgttcatttgtttgaaGTTCTAGTTAAGCAAAGCTTGTTCTATAGAGTCATTATAATTATGCTAACCAgatgattaaatatttaaagagtatATTATGTTCTTAGAGCTATTTTACTCATCCAGATTttactctcaaaaataaaatattctgattattcattatttttttccatttttcaactgATAATTTTGACATCTTGTaaatcaaatcaaaattatattaaatttaacagtattttaaccttccataaaaaaataataaatattagaaaaatcacTCTCTCTTACCTATATCTGTTAGAAATTGTTGTGATCCTTTCACTGTTCAGGCTTTCTGAAGTAGAAAATAATCTAAGAGCTTTGCATTGACAATAACACAGGTGACAGTTCTTTGAACACTGTTGCATTTTGGAAGCTTTATTATCTAAGCTCAGGAAAATGTTATTtgcatacataaatataaattataattatattatataaatttgttTTGAACACACGAGTTAACCAATTGTACAACTGTGTGCTTCTGCCAGAAGCAGAAGGAATGAAGGACTAAAGTTCCCCTGATAGTACCCACTGATTAACTTTTGGCCAAAGCTAAGCTGTTCTCCTGGGCATTGTGAATTTGGTCATGTATGAGAAATCCAGTTTGTTCCACGGGGCATCACAGTTTCTGAAATCATGAACATCAGTCATAGTAGACAGTTATGGTTTTAACAATATAAATTACACTTTATGTCACCACTTTCAACCACAGATGACACTTCTGACATGTGTATGCAAACTCCGGTTTGTCAATAAATGTTGATGCTCTGACTGCTTTGATCAGTATGGTCTTAGAATCTAGATTCCTGTCAAGACATGACCCCAAGTAAATATGTTCTCCTCAAACAAACTGTAGCTCATGTTCCAGACACATGCTTAACTCCCAACTTTAAGCTGAAATATGGTGAGAAAGCCTTTTAAGCAAAGGTCTGGGGAAGgagtaaaggaaaaacaaaagaccacAATGAGAGGTGACCTGTATCagtacttctcaaactttaatgccTATGAGTCTCCTGGAGGTCTAGATAAATGCAAATTCTGTTTCAGTAGATCAGGGCTAGGACCTGAGCATCTTCATTTATAACAGGTGAAGCTTATGGACAGGTGCAGTCCACAGGACCTTCACCATTGGAGGGACTATCAGTTTATCAGAGAGCCTAGATAATTAGAgaaacacaacatagtaaatgtAGCTGAAAAGAGGGATGCATGCAGAGCCACATGGGATCAGGGAGGCAGCTTATGTGGGTAACACAGGAACGTGGAGGCTAGGTTAGAGACTTCGTTCTATATCCCAATGTAAAGGAAAACTATTATGGGATTTTGAAATGGTGGTATGatcagattttccttttttgcattagCAGAGAAAGTTTTCAGTGTAATTCATTCAGATAAACAAAAGTTaactgacttatttttttttttaattttttattatttggaggctaattactttacatcattacagtagtttttgttatacattgatatgaattagccatggatttacatgtattccccatcccagtcccccctcccacctccctctccacccgatccctctgggtcttcccagtgcaccaggcccgagcacttgtctcatgcacccaacctaggctggtgatctgtttcaccctagataatatacatgtttcaatgctgttctcctgaaacatcccaccctcaccttctcccagagtccacaagtctgttccatacatctgagtctctttttctgttttgcatatagggttatcgttaccatctttctaaagtccatatatattgttagtatactgtatggtctttatctttctggcttacttgcttgtaataatgggctccagtttcataccatctcattagaaactgattcaaatgaattctttttatatggctgagtaatatttccaaTAGTGtaatataatgtatacataaaGTTTCACCATCCATTGTACATGTTGTTGGGCAAAGATGGGCTAAAGTTCCATGTTCCTCTATTTTTAACTGTTGCTGCAAACAATGGGGTTCCCTGGCTCTTTGATTGGTTCATTGGTATGATGTAATCCAGAGTGTTGTGGTCACGGCAGTTCTACAGCTTTTAAAATCAGACATCAGTCATAGTGGCGTACAATTTGgatttaacaatattaaattcaCTTTTGCCCACACCTTTCAACCACAGTTATTGCCTTCTAGACTTTTGTTAGCAACTCCGGTTGGGTCATAATGTGATCCTATGCTTGTGTAGTTGTCTTGAATTTAGATTTCTCAGATAATGACCGAGTGAATTTTTCACTGTGTTTGTTAGACCACTGTCTTACTCCCCTTGAAGAAATGTTGTTGAGAAGGCATTTTTAGATGGGTCTGGTAAGGAGTAAGAGCAAGGAAATGgaggtgcttgtatattttcaAGACTTTAATCCTATGTCTCTGGTGTCTAGATATGCAAATTTTTTCTAATCGAGGGCTAGACCTGTCTTTCATTTTAAGTGATGCTTTGTGAGCAAGAGCAGTCCCACTAGGCTCACCATtgtatattatcttttatttctgaaattcggATAGTGGTAAGAGGAACTCAACTGTAATTTAGTCGAGAGGATGTCTCCCAGCCAAATGGAGTCGGATAGTTTGTGGGTTACATAGAACTTGAGCCAGTGAGTACTTTTTGTGTATGTGATCCTGTAAGGAAAGCTATTTATGATTTTAATGGTGGTTGACAGTTTTCCCAGACTTGAACTTATTTTTGATAATTTGATGTGCTATCTGAGTAACAAAGAAAATGCGTAACCTCCACTTGGGACTTGGATGGCTAGATGGGGGGAAGCAAACAGCATCATAGACTTATTGATCTGCTTCCTTAGAATTTTGCTGGTGAAAGCcaaatagaggagaaaaatatCATAGAAGAGAGGAATCATGTGAAAAATGCACAGAGGAATAGAGTGGGGAATGTGATGTGCAGTGGTAGCTTCAACATAACCAACACTTGGCTTCAGTATAATGTCCTCTTTAATTTTGGGTAATTACTTCCTAACTTATTTGGTTGTCTATCCTTGATCACAAATACCTGTATTACTGCTTCCAGTATGTGATGGTTTTTTCAATTTTAGTCATTTTGATAAGTATAGCTTGTTgcactttcatttgcatttccctagtaacTAATTTTTATAGAGTGTCTTTTTGCATCTTTCTTTGACATCTCTATAACTTTTTTGATGGAGTGTTTGTTCAAATATCTTACCCATTTTAggttgattttatttgtttttatttttttgtttttattttttctatttatttttattagttggaggctaattactttacaatattgtagtggtttttgccatacattgacatgaatcagccatggatttacatgtgttccccatcccaatcccctctcccacctccctctccacctgatccctctgggtcttcccagtgcactagccctgagcacttgtctcatgcatccaacctgggctggtgatctgtttcacccttgataatacagaaaaagagacacagatgtacagcacagacttttggactctgtgggagaaggcgaggttgggatgtttagagagaacagcatcgaaacatgtttatttgtttttattatgagTATTGGGACTGTTTCATCTATTCTGGATACACATCTTTTATCAAACATGTGATTTGTAAATATCATATCATTTTAGTCTGTTACCTGGATGACATTGTGCTTattggtcttcagttcagttcagttcagtcgctcagttgtgtccgactcttatgaataagaaataatatttattaggAAGCCACTTGCAGGACAGgggtagaaaataaatatgacaacAGTTCAGCGATCTTCTATTTCAGTGAAATTTGTAGGTTTCCAGTGATACAGagcttgtcaaaaaaaaaaaaaaaaaaaaaaaccttctgagGTTAAGGATAAGTTGTTACATCTGGCCCTTGCTGAAAAAGAGAGACACAACACATAATGTGCCTCTGTGAATTGTGGAGGCAGTATTATCCTTATTTGGATGTGGTATTCCAGCCCATTACCAAGTGCTAGTCTTGAGTGGAGCTCAGAGCAAAAGAAGGCTTTGTACCATGTGTAGGCTGTTTTGCATGCTGTCCTGCCTCTCGGGCCATATCCAGCAGATCCAGTGGAGCCTGAATCAGCAGTGGCAGCTGCTTGGAGCCTTTAATCAGCCTCTGGAGGTGGATCGAAATGCAAGCCCTTAGAACTTTGAGCAAAACACTGCCATCCTCCGTGGATAGCTACTCTCCTGTAGAGAAGCAGCGGTAGGCCTGATAGTCAACctcagtaaagaaaaatgaatgtttaaCCGTGGACCACCAATTTGCCATGATACTGGAGCTGCCCTTGACAAACTGGATCTTATCTGACCCACTAACCTTAAATTTTGGTGTGCACAGAAACATTCCTTCATCAAATAGAAACAGCATATACTTGATCAAGCAGGAAAGGCCCTGAAGGCACAAATAAGTTACTTGAAGAAGTGGttccaatgctgctgctgctgctaagtcgcttcagtcgtgtctgactctgtacagccccatagacggcagcctagcagggtcccctgtccctgggattctccaggcaagaacactggagtgggtttccacttccttctccagcgcatgaaagtgaaaagtgaaagggaagtcactcagttgtgcccgactcttagcgaccccatggactgcagcctaccagcctcctccgtccatgggattttccaggcaagagtactggagtggggtgccattgccttctccgggttcCAATGCTACTGGCCTCCAATCCTGCCGCAAAGGCTTCTGTGTCGCAGCTGGGCCCTGTGCCCTTATAATTAGCTGACCGAGAAGTCTGGGGCCTGACTTACAGATGGTTCTGCATGGTATGTGGACACCATCAGAAAGTGGACAGCTGCTGCACACAGTTCCTCTCTGTGACATTCAGGAAGGACAATGGTGAAGGGAAAACCTTCTAGCAGGACAGCCTGCTTCCACCAAGACAGACAACAATTCTTCCATTGACCTGAAAGTAGATGACCACTCAGTCCCTTTGACtttacatttctttgaatcatgAGACAAAGAAGTGAGTTGCTATGTTGGGTGAGGTGATTGATGGCAAGTAACAAGAGGAAACTGGACTCCTCCACGAAAAAGTAATAAACAGTATGTCTGGAATACACAACACCCTCTAGGGTATCTCTTAGCATTGTTATTCCCATGGTTAAGGTCAATGAAAAACTTCGAGGTCAAACCACACAATAGTTCTAATGGCCCAGACTCTTCAGAAATTTGGGTCATTCCACCAAGAGAAGAACAATGACCACCTGAGTCAGGTGCTTGCTGAAGGCAAAGAGAACACAGAATGGGTAGTCAAAGAAGTTAGTTAAAATGCCTAACAACAATCACATGTCCTAGTTACAGATGAGGATTGTAATTGCCAAGAGATTTCCTTCTTAGTTTGATATGAATACATTAGTGTCTGTATAGcacttgtctttgttttctttccattcttattCCCTTATCATGAGACATAAGATGTACTGACTTCGTATTATCATAATTAAGTGTTGTTAATTTGACATTGTATTACCTGatatcaaagaaaatgaatagtAAACTTCACTCAAAGATTTTACCTCCACTCTTGGGAAGAGGTAATACATTTTAGGTTGTACACAGCAGAGTTGTATCATGTTAGGTGGAATTATTccttgttattatcattatttagaaatagaatataatttttaagatatgCATATGGGCACTAAGTTGACAGCAAGTGAACTTgtaattgttaattttatgtgtcaactaaTCCATGGGCTGTCCAGATATCTACTTAAACAGTATTTGGGGGTGTTTTTGTGAGGGTGTTCCTGATTAGGTTGGAATTGATGAAATTGGTGAATTGGTCCCCACAAGACATGAGATTCAGTGGAGTAAAAGACTTTTTGATGGCTAGCAGAATTCCTGGGATTTGCCACTGTTCACTCAAACACAAACTCACCTCTCCTGTGGAGTTAAATGTGATACGTGTCTCCAGGCTATACAGCTATATTGtgtatgttgggcttccctggtggctcagatggtagagaatccacctgcaatgtgggaaactgggttcgatccctgggttgggaagatccccttgagaagggaagaagggaatggctacccactccagtgttcttgtctggagaattccatggacagaggagcctgacaggctgcattccctggggttgcaaagagtcggacacaactgagcaactgactttcatttttatacagcTATATTTTATCAAAGACATCGTGCTCAAGTAATTTTCAGAGGTACAACACTATTTTAGTGCTTAAAATATACttagtaaattcatttgtaaaacCATACTGAAGAATATACAAGCATGTAAAATGTTTTCACGTGTTTTCTGCTTTAGTTATTTTAGTATGATATGAACACTTAATTAAAATGCCTTTGTGTTTTTGAAAAAGATAGACATTTTAAGGAATTTGTTAGAAACTAACAGGTCATGAAAATAATGACAgttataactaaaaaaaaattgaacactaGTCAACACATAACAAAATCTGATCTGCAGTTTTATGACTGTTTTAATGGAAAGAGAACATATATTATGAGACCTAAATATTCCTCTTTAACATTTTCATCAGCGAGTCTatgactttcttatttctcaggCTATAGATAATTGGATTTAACAAAGGGATTATGACAGTGTAAAAGAGAGAGTCCATCATATCATGATCATCTGATTGTGTGGATTCAGGACGAATATACGTGAAGAGAAGAGGCCCATAGtataaagagacagagaggaggtgggctccacaggtggagaaggccttcCTTATACCTTGAagagacttcttttttaaaattgtaaagagAACTAGTGTATAAGAAATAAGCACAATCAGAATGGTGAACACCTGTATTGaaccagagaaaataaaaaccatcagAATATTAATAAATGGGTCAGTACAAGAAATTTTGAACAGTGGCATAATATCACAGTAAAAGTTATGTATTGTGTTGTAACTGCAGAAGGTTAATCTAAATAAAAAACCTATATGAATAAAGGCATGAAGAACACCACCTACAAATGATGAGACCAACAGTCTCATGCATAGTCTATTCGTCATAATCACTGGATAAAGTAAAGGGTTGCATATGGCCACATAGCGATCATATGCCATACTTGCCAAGAGAAAGCATTCTGTGGTTGCACTgactgtaaaggaaaaaaattgcacCATGCATTCAGAGAGAGAGATCGTCTTGCTTTCGATGAAGAAGTTGACCAGCATCTTGGGAGTCACTGTGGATGATATGGAAGTATCCACAAAGGCCAGACTCCCGAGGAATAAGTACATGGGGATGTGAAGTTGAGAGTCATTCCAGATGAGAGCAATAAGACCAAGGTTCCCCACAATGGTGATGAGGTATATCACCAAGAATACCAGGAACAAAGGGATTTGCCACTGTGGTTGATACTTAAGTCCTGTGAGAATAAACTCTGTCAGCAatgttatattttccttttccatatctTCACTGGAAGTCTcctgaaataaaatgcaaaaaatgtagaaagaacATTCACTATGGTTTTATGAGTTGAACGCTTG
Protein-coding regions in this window:
- the LOC110144059 gene encoding olfactory receptor 5H2-like, which gives rise to MEKENITLLTEFILTGLKYQPQWQIPLFLVFLVIYLITIVGNLGLIALIWNDSQLHIPMYLFLGSLAFVDTSISSTVTPKMLVNFFIESKTISLSECMVQFFSFTVSATTECFLLASMAYDRYVAICNPLLYPVIMTNRLCMRLLVSSFVGGVLHAFIHIGFLFRLTFCSYNTIHNFYCDIMPLFKISCTDPFINILMVFIFSGSIQVFTILIVLISYTLVLFTILKKKSLQGIRKAFSTCGAHLLSVSLYYGPLLFTYIRPESTQSDDHDMMDSLFYTVIIPLLNPIIYSLRNKKVIDSLMKMLKRNI